GTGGGCAGATACCTGTGACCTTTGAGTGACAGGGGAGAATGttaagcgcacacacacacgcacacacacacacacacacacacacacacacacacacacacacacacacacacacacacacacacacacacggggtaAAATGAGACAGTTAAGACCTGACACAGTTCTCTGGAATGCACACTTCCCCTCCTCTGATCCGCTCATGTGCAGCTGAATAGAAGCAGGGGCTGaggttgtccagtccagtccattCCTAGTGCGATGTCTGCGAAGGCACTGCATCGCGCCTTACACCACGCTACAGCATGGAAGCTTGGCAGGAACCTAATGCCCCTGTGTCGCCTGAAGGCAGCTGAAAGGTAGCATCTCTCTTTACACACTGCCCTGCCTGCCAGAAAACATCCTTCAGAGGAGAACAATGGCAGAGAGCATTCCCAGCACCACTTTTGATCATTAATGGCCAGAATAGCTTCCAGGGGCATGAGTCATGTGTTCGAGCAATTCCCATAGCTCACGGTGTCCTTCAACCCTTCTGCACAGGACCCATCGGCACTGTTCAATAATGCATTGGCTGTGCGCGCTACGGTTTCGCCGCGGCGTCATGACCGGAGGACGGACGCACGTGAAGCGGCTCCGCTCGTAGTAGCAGCTCATCCAGCGGCGCTCAGCGTGCCCGGAcggctgctactgctgctgctgctgctgatgatgatgaggatgatgatggtgatacaGACGAGCGACAGTCTGGTCTGAAACGCCCTGGATCTAAGCGAAAGGATGCGATGCTGCTTCTGCCACTGCAGCGCCCCTTTATTCTCACCCTGAAACCCATTATTAACCATAGCGGGCCATTAAGGCTGCTATTCCTTCAAATTACGCATGCACGTCATTCAGTCTATTCATTTTTACGCGAAAGATGCCCAATTCCAGGGCAGCGTGCTCGAATCCAGCCCGCACATGAGATAAACCGGGTTCGGAGGGGCGCAAACCGAAGGCTACATCTGTCTGCTTAAAGGGAACCATTTTCCCACGACGACAGCGTTGAACTTCACCAGCAACACCCACAGAACGCGAGGCTGTGCCAGGCTGTGGGTGAAGGTGTCGCCTGGACCGCCTCACCGCGCGCATCTGCTCGTCGGACCCACCTTTTATCCAGATGTTTGTCATATTCCTTCAGTGGCGAGCGTCCGTggaaccgctgctgctgctgctgctgctgctgctgcgaggcGCGTCCGTGCACTGGGAGGCAGCTCCCTGCTCACACAAGCCTGGCCATTGTGGTTagcaggagcagagaggggagagggaggcagcatGGAGCCGCAGCaactcaaagtgcagagaggaTTCTGTTTAGCTGCAGGCCACAAGAGGTCGTGCTTTACGTTTGAAACGACGATTTCGGAACCATCCTCTCAACTATATGAACTTCTGCAGAAGACATCCTGTCTTGCAGCGTGCTCATTGGATTAAAATTAATTTGTGACTGTTTTCTTATTATATCTGCACTTACTGGAGTCACGTGGTGATACAGCAGCATACCTTCCAACTTGAAAGTTCCAGGGAAGAGGTTAATAGGGACTTAATTCATTTTCTGCAGCGAGCACCTGCGTCTGATTAATGTCTGATTAGAATCATCCCACAAATAGTTTCTATTTAGATTTAGTGTCATTACTGCTGTGGAACAATGAATGCTCTGATTTTTGAAGTTTAGACTTTTGGCCCAAGTCACGAGTCTCAGAAGCAAGAGGTTaagaaaacagcaaagaaaaAGGGTCAAGACACACGACATGAGGAAAAATGGagagacaggaaataaaagccTTTCACATTCTATTTAGTGTCTCAACAGCATCACTCAGACGGCGCTGTGTTACAGAGCTCAACAAAGACTCATGTTAATGATCAGATACGATGTCTGGCCTTTACAAGCTCCCCCGTCCCATTTATCTTAGACTTTAATGTTGAGCCTGACCTCTCCCCCTCCAGTGGCCAACATACCTATTGTATGCAGTGTGtagagccgtgtgtgtgtaatgtgcagTGTGTAGACAAAGGGCTGTCACTCTTGCTGCTGCAGTGGACATGAACAATACCCCGAGCCCCTTGGGCCACATTATACCTCAGAGACTTGCATAAAAGGATGACAGGCAGTCTGTGACTATTAAAGAGAGAAAGCTACGGCGCAAGCCTGAactcagcacagcagcagcagctgctggtcagCACCCTGAGAAACACAAAACCATGCATTTGCAAACATTTTCATGTATGAGCTGAACTTATCATGACAGTTTGTCCAAATAGTCAGAGTTAATTTGGAGAGCTGCCCCACATCAGGAGGCATCAGGGCTAAATGTTGTGAAGGCTATTCACCGCTTCCTGCGTATTTTATCATTAGTGTCTGATTTGTATGgctgcacatttgtgtgtgtgtgtccccagAGAGGCAGCAGATGGATGGTCATCGTATGGTTGTTGTGGTTTGTCTGGTGAAGCACCTGCCTCATCCATGGAGAGAGAACCGCCCACAAATTAGATCTGGCACATGCATCAGAGGAGACGTGTGAGTGGAAAAGTTCCTCTCAGGCCCTTTACTTAAAAAAATAGCGAGagaaatatgaataaaacaggCTACAGTATAAGATTAAATCTAAAACCCATGAGGATGGAATAGGGTTGGAAAAGACTGACTTCAAAACAACAGACGGCATGAACATGTTTTTCACTGTTTATTTTCATCACAATTTTGCAGCTCGCACATAAAGCacaaaaaagcagcagtaaacaataagctcattataaataaatatatttacacatcGGTGCAGCTATACTTAACATTCAAGGTCAAAATTGTTAATTTTTTAGTAGTTTGGGTTCACAATGATTCCACAACATACATTCAGTTTAAATTGAAGTAAGACAGATGTTTCCCAGAATGAACCCACTGACCTCTCCACTATAATCCTGGGAGGTCCCAGACTTCCGCTTCATGTCTGGGCCTAAACATCCAGCACGTGGTTGAGGTAGGAGATGTAACAAATTGCCAGTCGTAGTATCTCAATCTTAGAGAGTTTCTTGTCTGGTGGGAGCGTTGGGAGAAGTTTTCTCAGTTCTGCAAAGGCCACGTTGAAGGCGACCACGCGGACTCGCTCCCTCGACGCGTGCGCGGATCGATATTTAGCTGTCgcgcgcctcctccgcctcctctcttGTCTGCTGAGACCGGGCGCGTGCACGAGGCTCACCGTGCCCTCGTGCTCGGCGGGCATGGATCCACTCTGCGCATTTGAAGTGTCCAGGAGGGTCCTGGAGGCGGTTCTTGGCGAGGGCGGTTCGGGCTCGGGTCGAGCCGGACTGAGCATCATGCTCCTGCGCGATCACACAGACGACAAATGCTTGATTGTGATCAACCAAACGCTGCACCACAGTAAATGTCATGATCTATTCATGCACATCAGGGTTCCGTGACGTCTGGTTCATAATAGCCAGATCTGTAAGTTAAGTTAAAAAACTCCACTGATGGACACGAAGCCACAAAACGCGAGGTTCTCGTACTGTACACCCCCTAACTCGGATACTGGCGCTGTCCGAGGTGCTGAAAAACGTCAAAACAACGCCACGACAGACAATTTAGTAAAATGACCAAGATATAAGTCTAATGGGTTgtgtcaaaataaatgaaaatcaaaaTTAAACGATGAGAATCATAGTCTGAACTGTCAAAATTCAGACGAAATGTCTGATCGAATGATCGTTCAAAACTTAAActcatatatgtatatatacataaatacatatgttttcTGCGGTGAACTATTTGAagttaagaaaaaaatattgtgcatgaattttattgtgatttaatatttaactaaaACGCCAAACGAGCAGCGTTCACTACGTGCAGTAACTCACCGTGAACATTCAAACAGACGAATCCATCGGAGTCGTGTCACATATTAAAGCTGCACCGGGTCCTAGTTGGAGTCGGCAGGTAACGTTCTCCCCCCGTCAGCCTCCATTCTGTCCAGGGCTGAGTTAAAGATCTGGACAAGCGACGCGGGATCACTTTGTACCCGGGTGGAAGCAGACGCGCGGCCCCTCttgtcctcctctctgtccatcaCGGTGACCAGAGCGCATCAGTGCCCTCAGCAAGCGACAGCCTGTCTTGTTGCTCTGCCCCGTTCATCCATCACGCGTCTCCTGTCCGTGCGCACGGCgacgctctctctccctccgtatCCGTAACCGTGGAGCCAAGTGACGCCGCGCGCAGCGGGATCACGAGGACGCGTTTATTGTCCAGACCTTTCTCTCCTTTCACCTTTATTCCCTGCAGACCTGCCGCATTAgccacatctgtttgtgagGACGATTCAATCTAAATGTTACAACCCGCTAAACGTGGATGTCGAGTTAAAAAGGTCCTAATAAATCATGATATATCTTCCAGGATGGCGTGAaagtcagctcctgtgtccaaacagaaaaaacaccagacagaagctgctgttaaaaTACAATCAGCTCTTGGCGTCCATTGCTTTGTGGaatataaaaattattttatttgtgcaaaTGAAGCCGGGTCTGATTACAAAATGGGGATTTATGAGACCAACAGGCCTTTAAATACTTTTAACGTTTAAACCACAGTGCACAACATTTAGTTTGGTCCagtgctgcagagacacatGTGAGGACATTGGTTATGAATGGACAGAATGTAGGAGAAGAGAGTTTCTCCAACAATGCAGCATAAGCTTTTCAGACCACAAAGTGACACAAACTCAGCTTTGTGTGGTTTGCGTTGTGCATTGCAGCCTGCTGCGTGGGTCCGATGTGTTAAGGCTGTGGCATTTGAGTGGGCTCATCTCCTGGATAGAAATGTCAGCGCTAATCATTAGTAACATAATGACTGCGAGTCAATCACCAGGGGGCCTCCACCTCTGGGCCAGTGGTGGACAATATTTCCTCAGACGCTGTCAGAAAAGGCTCATGAAGGCTCAGCTGGGACGGCGTGTGGTGATTGAGGAGGCCTTGGCATATGGCTAACGTCGTTATCGCCATCGTCAAGCAGCCCGTTTCAGTCCCGTCAACGGGGAAAGGACGTGGATTCACCGCCGACCACCGGCTGATGTGTGAGAGCTGTTATTTTAGCAGACATTAACATTTATGTGCAATAGAGCCTTTATGGCACAATTTGGGGTCCGGGGcagtaaatgtgttgttgttatgGGTAGAATATTTCCACtgatctacagtaaatacatcAGTTTAACGCTACAGTCATCAGTTTCCTGGATCAATGTTGTGGGTTTCACTGCTCGTCTGTCTGGACACCATCTGTTTGAAGGTCTGGGCCACAAACCTGACattttcatctcctcctcttggTCTGttggtacgtgtgtgtgtgtgtgtgtgtgtgtgtgtacatacaacTGCAGTATCTTCTATACATCACCTGCAGCATAAAATGGTGTGTGACCATTGATTAATTCctggtttgttttgtattttgctgtaagtttccctctctcctcttaCATCATCTTCTCCGTCCAGCTTCCAGTTTCTTCAACGACAGAATCAAACGCAATAATTGTAAATTACCTGAAGTAGCATAAGTTTTTACATTTGCGTTCTGTTTCCCACCTTCCCCAGATCTTCCCACAGTTTCTTTCCTGTCTCTTAACGTCTGCTGTCGTATTTTTGTTTCTGCTGATTTGGAATCAGGTGACATCTAACTGTTCAGTTTGTCACCATGGTTACAACActggaaaggaggaggagctgaggtgaGATGATAAAATAGTTCTTTAAATAATTCTCTTTTTTCACATAACTTTAGAAGCAGAGTCAATAGTCCATTTTATCCTTATCCTGTAAAACTTCACTACAGGAAGTCTGCATTGAGATGTGCAAGATGTGCAAAACATTCATCTGTCACTCAATCTACAGTAGAAATATAAAGCTTAACCTGGCTCACACAGATTTGTAGACTCACAAGTTATGACAAACTGTGACTTCTCTTCTGCAGGTGATGCAACGCCGCCCTTTCCTGGTGCAAGCTCCTCTCAGCCACATCAGACAGATCCAGTGAAGCCCACATGCTGATGCTACAGCTGCCGTCACGTAGAATACGGATCACCATCAACATGAAAACTCATCCCTTTATCGCACtgagacagaggagctgaggtCACGTCAAAATAAAAGACGCCCGACGTTAGAAAGAGGCGGCTGCAAACTTCCTCCAGCTGCCATGGATTGAATCAGCAGTGCTACAGTACGTGCAAGCGGCTGCCAAACCTAAATCCTGGCCCTGTTTGCGTTTGCCCGATCCAATCATCCAAAGATTGCAGTTTACGTGCtctaaaaaatgtgttttgccaTTAAATAGTCACATTTCATGACTTGCCATCTGGATGGCTGTTACTCACCCTGGCCTCCAACACCAAGCGGACTGGCAGATCTTCACAAACTCTGATTAAAGCACGAGAGGCCTCAAATCAATCTCTTGACACCATCTAGTGGTGAAAGGAGGAAGTTAAACTCTGCATCCTGTGAAGAGAGAGCATCCAGGATTCTGTTTACTGTAGAGATGAAACATGTCTGACGAGAGCTGAGACCGTGTCCTTTACGTCTTCCCTGCCGTTCAGACGAGGGTGGGTTTATATTAATCGGTATTTAATCACCTTTCAAGACATAAAGGGAAAAAGACGTTGAACATTCAATCACAACCCTGCACCAACCTGGTGTTCCCCACGCTGACCACACGGTGGCACTGTAGGCTAAATATTATATCCAGCGTTTGCTCCAAAGTCCAACTTACTGACACCATCTGTGATTGCTTGCATGCACTCGTGCTTTGAGTATATACTCCCTTCTAAAGGTGGACTGCACGTGGTCCTCGTATATGTGTCATGACACCAAAATGACTCATGCAAACAACCGTGAGCACATGTAGAAGTAAGTGGGAAACATGCTGGTGAGGCCGCAACAAAAAGCGCCCTGGATCGTATGACAACATACAtcacaaaacataaaaacacgGCTTCAAGCTCAACATTTGATCCATTCCCATGACAACAGGGGGAATGCAGCCAGAGGCTCCGCGTGGACAATGAGCTCCAACATCTCAGGACACTGGCAGCATGAGAAACAGGGAGGAAACGGCATACTTCTACTTCTGCCGcagtaaataagtaaaaacaGGAGCAACAGGAAGAAGTAGAGCGACAGAGCACATCCATGGCTCTAACTCATGTGGTGTCCCTGCATGTCTGTGCACCCATTTACTAATGTGAAGCAGGtgctacacatactgtaccgcCGACCCATATGTGAAGCAGCTCACGTCTGCCTTTGATGCCCATGGCTTTTTACGGGGCATCAGTCGCGAGCGCCTTGGACCGCAGGCGACTGTTCCTCTGCAGGAAAAGTAACGCGAAGGAAAACACCGAGCTGTAAACCAGCAACAGTGGAGCGAGAGGTTCACCCGCCCACAGCTGCTTGATGTGGGCTGCAGATGCACGCGGCGGTGAAACATCTTGAACGCAGGCGGCCGGCGACAGAGACGCACGCGCGGGAACGTCCACGGTTGCTGCGGGGAGCACGTAAAACAGGAAAGCGTGCAGAAACGGGGAGAGACCCGCGCTGCGCAGCAGCACTGGCTGCGTGTGCACGTGTCGTGCAGGTGCTCGGTCAGCcccagtcagctgctgctggtgccgaGCTTGATTGCTGATTGGGAGCACATGCGAAGGTGCAAATGAGCCAGAAGTCCGGGAGGGCTTTAAATGCAGCATCTGGAGCACGTGCTCCGTCATCAGCGCCTCTGTCTGCTGTTCTACAGGCGTCATCAGGAGTTGGGCCTTTTTGTCAGGATGGGTGAGTCTCGGTTTGCTTGTCTTTGATTGAGGAGGTTTTCGTTGGCTCTGTTTCATGTTTCCTCTTCGTCGTTTGCTCGCTAGGAAAGAACGTGCTCGTCGTTTATGCTCACCAGAGCGCCGGCTCCTTCAACGCTGCGGCCAAAGACgctgctgtggagctcctgACGGCTCAGGGCTGCACAGTGGAGGTCTCTGACCTGTACGCCATGAACTTTAAGGCCACCGCCACCGCCGAGGACATCACTGGTATGGGACCGTTGAACTGGGACCTTGATGTCTGGGTGCTTGTGATTAATGCACGTGTGTTGCTTCTGCAGGTGACGTGAAAAATGCAGAGCACTTCTGTTACGGAGACGAAACCAAACTGGCCTTTGAGGGGAAGGTGTTGTCTGCCGACATCGCAGAAGAGCAGCGTAAACTCTCCGAGGCGGATCTCGTCATCTTTCAGGTTCTGGCACAAACGCGTCGGGCTTATTGTGTGATGGTGAGACTCATTTGAGGTTCTGCTTGCAGTTCCCCATGTACTGGTCCACTGTGCCTGCCATCATGAAGGGCTGGTTTGACCGGGTGCTCACGCTGGGCTTCGCCTACTCTGAGGAGAAGCCGTACAGCCGGGGAGTGTTTAAGGTGAGCCTCAGGAGGCCGTAGTCTCACTATCAGAGCTCTGGGACTTAATTCTATCTTATACAGGACAAAAAAGCAATGCTGTCCTTCACT
This genomic interval from Betta splendens chromosome 21, fBetSpl5.4, whole genome shotgun sequence contains the following:
- the LOC114847802 gene encoding ribosyldihydronicotinamide dehydrogenase [quinone]-like; this encodes MQHLEHVLRHQRLCLLFYRRHQELGLFVRMGKNVLVVYAHQSAGSFNAAAKDAAVELLTAQGCTVEVSDLYAMNFKATATAEDITGDVKNAEHFCYGDETKLAFEGKVLSADIAEEQRKLSEADLVIFQFPMYWSTVPAIMKGWFDRVLTLGFAYSEEKPYSRGVFKDKKAMLSFTTGSHEAMFRVTGINGDMNVTLWPLQNGVLHYCGFQVLAPQIFWAPAHVSSEARGSMLEAWRARLRGLLGEEPLSFTPLDCFDTEKGFQLKPEVQEQHATKEFGLTVGHHLGKPLPPNSQMKAGV